The following proteins come from a genomic window of Planctomycetota bacterium:
- a CDS encoding beta-carotene 15,15'-dioxygenase, Brp/Blh family, which translates to MVGNTVQESSSYPGTCAVDVLIIGGGCAGLALAHRLESSSLSVAVVEPRTDYGRDRTWCFWLDESPDRRDPADAIPEVVRKNIRWRWSKWAVDGGMGDAVIRSMPGLSYAGLTATDYYDAILPTLKKTTLYRGWSADRVDATGARIRRDGESVELAARFVVDTRPPASYRPNPTTRESVGASDGDEDLIQQFVGRTFRGKLDQSLATVMQFDEDSETETGLAFLYVLPVGDDEVLVDWTGMLRAPLAWSEAEARLIEGVQKHYPQLELDEDGYAESGLLPMSSASDVRPKDDGIVRLGIRGGACRPSTGYAFLQIQRQAQKLADELTHRDDLVAPAPAGRSRWLQLLDHIFVRKLRKEPEAFPGLFARLFRQVRPDRLARFLSDVPTARDGASVVMAMPKLPFAKEAIAGLGVVRRIKSIDWQSHRRLAVPVTAVLTLVLVGLLQWLSIPATVQVGLLAIAAAVGMAHGATDVWVGRRLFGNTAQGRARFGQLYVALAAAAVGLYLLAPGVWLVGFLALSLLHFGFGELPSLTPRSIGEGVESLVRGLMPIALPALIFAGDVQFALAAIAPSSAAIVTSTLAFLAVPTLLAVGVLLVVDVAARRWLSAAELVAVAALLVFVPPLLAFAVYFALWHSTRHLLSDVIDAPAGGAERPIAPVVFATIAPVAGALIIWPLLWASPLAGGALSATSAAIRVVFVTLGCLTVPHMLLVFVAARRHVVAQQQATSSVRQAPSVAVSPSALTL; encoded by the coding sequence ATGGTCGGCAACACAGTGCAGGAGTCGTCGTCTTATCCCGGCACGTGTGCCGTCGATGTTTTGATCATCGGCGGCGGTTGCGCGGGACTGGCGCTGGCACACCGCTTGGAGTCGTCGTCGCTGAGCGTTGCAGTCGTCGAGCCGCGCACTGACTACGGTCGCGATCGCACTTGGTGTTTCTGGCTCGACGAATCGCCCGACCGGCGTGATCCTGCCGACGCGATTCCGGAAGTCGTTCGCAAGAACATCCGCTGGCGATGGTCCAAGTGGGCCGTCGACGGCGGGATGGGTGATGCGGTGATTCGGTCAATGCCCGGGCTCTCGTATGCCGGGCTCACGGCGACCGACTACTACGACGCGATCCTTCCGACGCTCAAGAAGACCACGCTCTATCGCGGCTGGTCTGCAGACCGTGTCGACGCGACCGGTGCTCGGATCCGTCGAGATGGCGAGTCGGTCGAGCTCGCAGCGCGATTCGTCGTCGACACTCGTCCGCCCGCGAGCTACAGGCCCAACCCGACGACGCGTGAGTCGGTCGGCGCTTCGGACGGCGACGAAGACCTGATTCAGCAGTTCGTCGGCCGAACGTTCCGAGGCAAGCTGGATCAGTCGCTCGCGACCGTGATGCAGTTCGACGAGGACTCCGAGACAGAGACCGGGCTCGCGTTCCTCTACGTCCTGCCCGTCGGCGACGACGAAGTGCTGGTCGACTGGACTGGCATGCTCCGAGCCCCGCTGGCATGGAGCGAGGCAGAAGCACGGCTCATCGAAGGGGTCCAAAAGCACTACCCACAGCTCGAGCTCGACGAGGACGGCTACGCCGAGTCGGGCCTGTTGCCGATGTCGTCGGCGAGCGATGTTCGACCCAAAGACGACGGCATCGTCCGCCTCGGCATTCGCGGCGGCGCGTGCCGGCCGAGCACCGGTTACGCCTTCCTCCAGATCCAACGCCAAGCGCAAAAGCTGGCGGACGAACTGACGCACCGCGACGACCTTGTGGCACCTGCACCAGCTGGCCGGAGTCGCTGGCTTCAGCTCCTCGATCACATTTTCGTTCGCAAGCTGCGCAAGGAGCCCGAAGCCTTCCCAGGCCTGTTTGCAAGGCTTTTCCGCCAAGTCCGGCCGGACCGGCTAGCTCGCTTCTTATCGGACGTCCCGACCGCGCGCGATGGAGCCTCGGTCGTCATGGCGATGCCGAAGCTTCCATTTGCCAAAGAAGCGATCGCTGGGCTTGGCGTCGTACGTCGAATCAAGTCGATTGACTGGCAGTCGCACCGCCGCCTGGCCGTTCCGGTCACGGCGGTGTTGACGTTGGTTCTCGTCGGCCTGCTGCAGTGGCTGTCGATTCCAGCAACTGTCCAGGTCGGCCTGCTCGCGATTGCGGCAGCCGTCGGCATGGCGCATGGTGCGACGGACGTCTGGGTCGGACGCCGACTCTTCGGCAACACCGCTCAAGGGCGTGCGCGATTCGGCCAGCTGTATGTCGCACTCGCAGCGGCAGCGGTGGGGCTGTACCTCCTCGCGCCCGGCGTCTGGCTCGTCGGTTTCCTCGCACTGTCTCTACTGCACTTTGGCTTCGGCGAGTTGCCTTCGCTGACACCGCGATCGATCGGCGAGGGCGTCGAGTCGCTTGTCCGCGGGCTGATGCCGATCGCCTTGCCGGCTCTGATCTTTGCCGGCGACGTGCAGTTCGCACTCGCCGCGATCGCGCCGTCGTCCGCCGCGATCGTGACATCGACGCTCGCGTTCCTCGCCGTGCCGACGTTGTTGGCTGTGGGCGTGCTCCTCGTGGTGGACGTGGCAGCCAGACGCTGGCTGTCCGCCGCAGAACTCGTGGCCGTCGCGGCGTTGTTGGTCTTCGTGCCGCCGCTTTTGGCGTTCGCTGTCTACTTCGCCCTCTGGCATTCGACGCGGCACCTGCTGAGCGACGTCATCGACGCTCCGGCCGGTGGTGCCGAGCGTCCGATCGCACCTGTCGTCTTCGCAACGATTGCCCCGGTCGCCGGTGCATTGATCATTTGGCCGTTGCTTTGGGCATCGCCTTTGGCTGGCGGCGCTCTGTCGGCAACGTCTGCAGCGATTCGCGTCGTGTTCGTCACGCTGGGCTGCCTGACGGTCCCGCACATGCTTCTCGTTTTCGTCGCCGCTCGCCGCCACGTGGTGGCACAGCAGCAGGCGACGTCATCCGTTCGGCAGGCCCCTTCGGTCGCCGTTTCACCTTCCGCTCTAACGCTCTAA
- the katG gene encoding catalase/peroxidase HPI: MGISGLALGKSGYANKDWWPDQLDVGILHQHGGKASPMADDFDYAKAFESLDLAEVKKDIEKVLTTSVDWWPADFGHYGPFMIRMAWHAAGTYRTADGRGGSGSGMLRFAPLNSWPDNANLDKARRLIWPVKQKYGSKLSWGDLMILTGNVAIESMGLPTFGFGGGRVDRWEPDDGIYWGPEQEWLADKRYDGKEPGKRMLETPLGAVQMGLIYVNPQGSNGRHDPKESAHDIRETFGRMAMNDYETVALVAGGHTFGKSHAAAEPAMHVGPEPESAAIADQGFGWRNSFESGRGAHTITSEMEGVWTSKPTQWDNDYLDKLFKYDWQQTRSPAGAVQWEPVGDVDESDLVPDAHDPSKKHKPMMFTTDLSLKEDPSYKEISRHFQQNPEEFGQAFAKAWYKLTHRDMGPHERLLGPEVPEPQLWQDPVPAVEGELVNDEDVKQLKAKLLDSGLTTAQLVSTAWAAASSFRGTDKRGGANGGRIRLEPQKSWTINQPDELAKVLPVLEKVADDWNASSDRKISFADTVVLGGCAGVESAAKQGGVDVTVPFRPGRTDASQEHTDVDSFNVLEITADGFRNYISSDHTKPAHELLIDRAHLLNLTAPEMTALVGGLRVLGTNVGHPTLGLFTERPGTLSNDFFVNLLDMQYEWGVSTMCDHFYEGKHRETGETKWMGTSVDLLFGSNSILRALAEVYASDDAGEMFIHDFITAWNKVMELDRFDR; encoded by the coding sequence ATGGGCATTTCAGGCCTCGCCCTCGGCAAGTCCGGCTACGCCAACAAGGACTGGTGGCCCGATCAGCTCGACGTCGGCATCCTCCACCAGCACGGCGGCAAGGCCAGCCCGATGGCGGACGATTTCGACTACGCCAAGGCGTTCGAGTCGCTGGATTTGGCGGAGGTGAAGAAGGACATCGAGAAGGTGCTGACGACCAGCGTCGACTGGTGGCCGGCCGACTTCGGGCACTACGGGCCGTTCATGATCCGCATGGCGTGGCACGCGGCCGGCACGTATCGCACGGCTGACGGTCGCGGCGGCAGCGGGTCGGGCATGTTGCGTTTCGCGCCGCTCAACTCCTGGCCTGACAACGCGAACCTCGACAAGGCGCGCCGGCTCATCTGGCCGGTGAAGCAGAAGTACGGCAGCAAGCTGTCGTGGGGTGATCTCATGATCCTGACCGGCAACGTCGCGATCGAGTCGATGGGCCTGCCGACGTTCGGCTTCGGCGGCGGACGCGTCGACCGGTGGGAGCCGGACGATGGCATCTACTGGGGCCCGGAACAAGAGTGGCTCGCCGACAAGCGGTACGACGGCAAAGAGCCCGGCAAGCGCATGCTCGAAACGCCGCTCGGTGCCGTGCAGATGGGCCTGATTTACGTCAACCCGCAGGGCAGCAACGGTCGACACGATCCGAAGGAGTCGGCACACGACATCCGCGAGACGTTCGGCCGAATGGCGATGAACGACTACGAGACCGTCGCGCTCGTCGCCGGTGGGCACACGTTCGGCAAGTCGCACGCGGCGGCCGAGCCGGCAATGCACGTCGGGCCCGAGCCGGAGAGCGCCGCGATCGCCGATCAGGGCTTCGGCTGGCGCAACTCGTTCGAATCGGGTCGCGGTGCCCACACGATCACGAGCGAGATGGAAGGCGTCTGGACGAGCAAGCCGACGCAGTGGGACAACGACTACCTCGACAAGCTCTTCAAGTACGACTGGCAACAGACGCGTTCGCCCGCGGGTGCCGTGCAGTGGGAGCCGGTCGGCGACGTCGATGAGAGCGACCTCGTGCCCGACGCGCACGACCCGAGCAAGAAGCACAAGCCGATGATGTTCACGACGGACCTCTCGCTGAAGGAGGATCCGTCGTACAAGGAGATTTCGAGGCATTTCCAGCAGAATCCCGAAGAGTTCGGCCAGGCATTCGCCAAGGCGTGGTACAAGCTGACCCACCGCGACATGGGCCCGCACGAGCGTCTGCTCGGGCCGGAAGTGCCCGAGCCGCAGCTTTGGCAGGATCCGGTACCCGCGGTCGAAGGCGAGCTCGTCAACGACGAGGACGTCAAGCAGCTCAAGGCGAAGCTGCTCGACAGCGGCCTGACCACGGCCCAGCTCGTCTCGACGGCTTGGGCAGCAGCGTCGAGCTTCCGCGGCACCGACAAGCGCGGCGGAGCCAACGGCGGTCGCATTCGTCTCGAGCCACAGAAATCCTGGACGATCAATCAACCCGACGAGCTCGCGAAGGTTCTGCCGGTGTTGGAGAAAGTCGCCGACGACTGGAACGCGTCGAGCGACCGCAAGATCAGCTTCGCCGACACCGTCGTTCTCGGCGGATGTGCCGGCGTCGAATCGGCGGCAAAGCAGGGCGGCGTTGACGTGACCGTGCCATTCCGTCCGGGTCGGACCGATGCGTCGCAGGAGCACACCGATGTCGACTCGTTCAACGTGCTCGAAATCACGGCCGACGGTTTCCGCAACTACATCTCATCCGACCACACGAAGCCGGCCCACGAGCTGCTCATCGATCGGGCCCACCTGCTCAACCTGACCGCGCCGGAAATGACGGCGCTTGTCGGCGGACTGCGCGTCCTCGGCACCAACGTCGGTCACCCGACGCTCGGCCTGTTCACCGAACGCCCGGGGACGCTGAGCAACGACTTCTTCGTCAACCTGCTCGACATGCAGTACGAGTGGGGCGTCAGCACCATGTGCGACCACTTCTACGAGGGCAAGCACCGCGAGACGGGCGAGACCAAGTGGATGGGCACGAGCGTCGACTTGCTCTTCGGCAGCAACAGCATCTTGCGGGCGCTTGCAGAGGTCTACGCGAGCGACGATGCCGGCGAAATGTTTATCCACGACTTCATCACAGCGTGGAACAAGGTGATGGAACTCGATCGATTCGACCGTTGA
- a CDS encoding DUF4132 domain-containing protein, protein MTKASKPWMKQARPLVEAVGQTSVSDAVRRWFPLVGLAGSVERQWNGYLDDPSRSVPLFDNQAVLAGLAWAACSGCDDPPLTAVADAAAKCYQNIPKVGVRCESLGNSFVRAIANTSTRDAAVQLLRLEHLVRQPKHRKTINKAVAKLCEDLGEERATLEEAAVPDYGLVDGSVRERVADAEAELTVAPRDRVVVAWSYVDGKGRSKTSRSAPKAVRDSEPEAVEAIKRKAKEIESLLPAQRSRLELMLRETRTWRFDAWRSAYLDHGLVGTVARRLIWSIDGIEVVWIDGRLHDVAGKPIEFAATAKVQLWHPITAKADDVLRWRQRLEATGVTQPFKQAHREVYVLTDAERQTSVYSNRFAAHILKTPTLVAVAQKRRWVVGLFGGESSPKTELPAWNMRAEFWVDEADVGDGDQDDGYSFGPSYLATDQVRFHELGEQDPMPLDRVPPVVLSEVMRDVDLFVGLASVGNDPQWRDRGVEQRYRDYWHDFSFGDLGQTAQTRKAVLEKLIPRLKIAERCSFSDKFLVVHGDVRTYKIHLGSGNILMEPNDQYLCIVPDRRAEAATEKSYLPFEGDRTMSVIVSKALLLADDTKITDSTIISQIR, encoded by the coding sequence GTGACAAAGGCGTCCAAGCCGTGGATGAAGCAGGCCCGTCCGCTGGTCGAGGCGGTTGGGCAAACGTCGGTCTCCGACGCGGTCCGACGCTGGTTTCCGCTCGTGGGCCTGGCCGGATCGGTAGAACGCCAGTGGAACGGCTACCTCGACGACCCATCACGCTCGGTGCCGCTCTTCGACAACCAGGCTGTCCTGGCCGGACTCGCCTGGGCGGCGTGCTCGGGGTGTGATGATCCGCCGTTGACGGCAGTGGCCGACGCTGCGGCGAAGTGTTACCAAAACATTCCGAAGGTCGGCGTTCGTTGCGAGTCGCTGGGCAACAGCTTCGTCCGCGCGATCGCAAACACATCGACCCGCGACGCGGCCGTGCAGCTGCTGCGTTTGGAGCACCTCGTTCGCCAGCCGAAACACCGCAAGACCATCAACAAGGCAGTCGCCAAGCTGTGCGAGGACCTCGGCGAGGAGCGTGCCACACTCGAAGAGGCGGCGGTGCCCGACTACGGCTTGGTCGACGGGAGCGTGCGCGAACGAGTCGCCGATGCAGAAGCCGAGCTGACCGTCGCTCCGCGCGATCGAGTTGTGGTCGCTTGGAGTTATGTCGACGGCAAGGGTCGGTCCAAGACGTCCCGATCGGCACCGAAGGCTGTCCGCGACTCGGAGCCCGAAGCCGTCGAAGCTATCAAGCGAAAGGCGAAGGAGATCGAGTCGCTTCTCCCGGCTCAGAGGTCGCGGCTGGAGCTAATGCTCCGCGAGACGCGCACGTGGCGATTCGATGCCTGGCGGTCCGCATACCTGGACCATGGCCTCGTCGGGACGGTTGCCCGCCGCCTCATCTGGTCGATCGATGGCATTGAGGTCGTCTGGATCGACGGAAGGCTTCACGACGTCGCAGGCAAGCCGATCGAGTTCGCGGCAACAGCAAAAGTGCAACTGTGGCACCCGATTACGGCCAAGGCAGACGACGTACTTCGATGGCGACAGCGGCTCGAAGCAACGGGCGTGACGCAGCCGTTCAAGCAGGCGCATCGGGAGGTTTACGTCCTGACGGATGCCGAGCGTCAGACGAGTGTCTACTCGAATCGCTTTGCGGCACACATTCTGAAGACGCCGACACTCGTCGCGGTGGCCCAGAAACGTCGCTGGGTGGTCGGGCTCTTCGGCGGCGAATCGTCACCGAAGACAGAGCTGCCCGCGTGGAACATGCGAGCAGAGTTCTGGGTCGACGAAGCCGATGTCGGCGACGGTGATCAGGATGATGGATACAGCTTCGGCCCGAGTTACCTCGCGACGGATCAGGTTCGGTTCCATGAGCTCGGCGAGCAGGACCCGATGCCGCTGGATCGCGTGCCTCCCGTCGTGCTGAGCGAGGTGATGCGAGATGTCGACCTCTTCGTCGGCCTCGCAAGCGTCGGCAACGACCCGCAGTGGCGCGACCGTGGCGTTGAGCAACGCTACCGAGACTACTGGCACGACTTCTCCTTCGGCGACCTTGGCCAGACGGCTCAGACGCGGAAGGCGGTGTTGGAGAAGCTCATCCCGCGGTTGAAGATCGCGGAGCGCTGCTCGTTCTCCGACAAGTTCCTCGTCGTTCACGGGGACGTGCGGACGTACAAGATCCACCTCGGCAGCGGCAACATTCTCATGGAGCCGAATGATCAGTACCTCTGCATCGTGCCCGACAGGCGGGCGGAGGCGGCGACGGAAAAGAGCTACCTGCCGTTCGAGGGCGACCGCACGATGAGCGTCATCGTCAGCAAAGCGCTGCTGCTGGCGGATGACACGAAGATTACGGATTCGACGATCATTTCTCAGATTCGCTGA
- a CDS encoding bacteriorhodopsin: MENFIVFSPWANFIIAHVLSLGAAAMFAGLVYFIVTAKQISPKYRVANWLGAVVMVSAALELGNQYIVWKSSIVPFTGADGATLFAVGENSSRFSNGYRYVNWSIDVPVLLAQFVVVFGLMGKKFWSPVIQFTIAGLLMIYFGYIGQFFEAVPEAGTQIAAGASSVGGDLLASNVGQNATYWLMFVVSCVFYLWILYLVLAVGLNKDNLAKLPPKAQAWMKAVVWTLFGSWMLYLVGYLMPAVSISEESAVIRQMAYTIADIVSKVLYGIMLGYVAVLRSNAEGYNEDRLDRIGYDQGGKQLGQYDPTTEATA, translated from the coding sequence ATGGAGAACTTCATCGTGTTCAGCCCTTGGGCGAACTTCATCATCGCCCACGTGCTGAGCCTTGGAGCTGCAGCCATGTTTGCGGGGCTTGTCTACTTCATCGTCACGGCGAAGCAGATCAGCCCGAAGTACCGCGTTGCCAACTGGCTCGGCGCGGTCGTCATGGTTTCAGCTGCTCTGGAACTGGGCAACCAGTACATCGTCTGGAAAAGCTCGATCGTGCCGTTCACCGGTGCCGACGGTGCCACGCTCTTCGCTGTCGGCGAAAACAGCTCGCGCTTCAGCAACGGCTACCGCTACGTGAACTGGTCGATCGATGTGCCCGTGCTGCTCGCGCAGTTCGTGGTCGTCTTCGGACTCATGGGCAAGAAATTCTGGTCGCCCGTGATTCAGTTCACGATCGCCGGCTTGCTCATGATCTACTTCGGTTACATCGGCCAGTTCTTCGAGGCCGTTCCAGAAGCTGGCACTCAGATCGCCGCTGGCGCTAGCAGTGTCGGTGGTGACCTTCTGGCCAGCAACGTCGGTCAGAACGCGACCTACTGGCTCATGTTTGTCGTGTCCTGCGTCTTCTACCTCTGGATTCTGTACCTGGTGCTCGCGGTCGGCCTGAACAAGGACAACCTTGCCAAGCTGCCGCCCAAGGCCCAGGCGTGGATGAAGGCTGTCGTCTGGACGCTCTTCGGATCGTGGATGCTCTACCTCGTCGGCTACCTCATGCCGGCCGTGAGCATCTCCGAAGAATCTGCCGTGATCCGTCAGATGGCATACACCATCGCCGACATCGTCTCGAAGGTGCTCTACGGCATCATGCTCGGCTACGTTGCGGTCCTTCGCAGCAACGCCGAGGGTTACAACGAAGACCGACTCGACCGCATTGGTTACGACCAGGGCGGCAAGCAGCTGGGTCAGTACGACCCGACGACCGAGGCGACCGCCTGA
- a CDS encoding VOC family protein, whose protein sequence is MDGSTQLRVARPTNRLAAIVAMYRDGLGLEVIGAFDDHDGFDGVMLGSPGAAYHFEFTHHRGHVVPDAPTQDHLVVFYVLDSAEWEQRCERMVAAGFRQVASYNPYWDRAGRTFEDLDGYRVVIQRGAW, encoded by the coding sequence ATGGATGGGTCGACGCAGCTTCGGGTGGCCCGGCCGACGAATCGGTTGGCGGCGATCGTGGCGATGTATCGCGATGGGCTCGGGCTCGAAGTGATCGGCGCGTTCGACGACCACGACGGCTTTGACGGCGTCATGCTCGGAAGTCCGGGGGCGGCGTATCACTTCGAGTTCACGCACCATCGCGGCCACGTTGTGCCGGATGCACCGACGCAGGATCATCTCGTCGTCTTCTACGTCTTGGACTCAGCCGAGTGGGAGCAGCGGTGTGAACGGATGGTGGCGGCTGGGTTTCGGCAGGTCGCGTCGTACAACCCGTATTGGGACCGGGCTGGGCGAACGTTCGAAGACCTCGACGGCTACCGCGTCGTCATCCAACGCGGTGCGTGGTGA
- the lpxI gene encoding UDP-2,3-diacylglucosamine diphosphatase LpxI (LpxI, functionally equivalent to LpxH, replaces it in LPS biosynthesis in a minority of bacteria.) codes for MDARPLGLIAGEGIFPILVARGAKAAGRRVICAGFDGMADPKLVDEVDAYRPVSFVRVTSWTRFLRKHDVAEAIMVGRVAKQNLHVKHEMLWALRQVPDWATFWAWFTEFRHDRRSETVLLRTAHELEKRGVTLIDSTTFNKDQLADEGVMTRRSPSETEARAIERGWHLGGMLTREDVGQSMAVRDRDVLAIEATEGTDAMIRRAGDLCRGGGWVLLKRGNTRRDPRMDVPTIGLKTIETIKAAGASCVCVEAGHVMLLERERVLAAANEAGLCIVGRRSDD; via the coding sequence TTGGACGCTCGGCCACTAGGACTCATCGCGGGCGAGGGAATCTTCCCGATCCTCGTCGCACGCGGAGCAAAGGCGGCGGGGCGACGCGTGATCTGCGCCGGCTTCGACGGCATGGCCGACCCGAAGCTGGTCGACGAGGTGGACGCCTACCGGCCCGTCAGCTTCGTCCGGGTCACGTCCTGGACGCGCTTCCTCCGCAAGCACGACGTGGCCGAGGCGATCATGGTCGGCCGGGTGGCGAAGCAGAATCTGCACGTCAAGCACGAGATGCTCTGGGCCTTGCGTCAGGTGCCCGACTGGGCGACCTTCTGGGCCTGGTTCACCGAGTTTCGCCATGACCGCCGATCCGAAACCGTCTTGCTGCGGACCGCACACGAACTTGAAAAGCGCGGGGTGACCCTCATCGACTCCACCACGTTCAACAAAGACCAACTCGCCGACGAAGGCGTGATGACGCGTCGCTCGCCGTCCGAAACCGAAGCCCGCGCGATCGAACGCGGCTGGCACCTCGGCGGCATGCTGACGCGCGAAGACGTCGGCCAGAGCATGGCCGTTCGCGATCGCGACGTCCTGGCGATTGAGGCGACCGAAGGCACCGACGCGATGATCCGCCGCGCCGGCGACCTCTGCCGCGGCGGCGGATGGGTGCTGCTCAAGCGCGGCAACACGCGTCGCGACCCACGCATGGACGTGCCGACGATCGGGCTCAAGACGATCGAGACCATCAAGGCCGCCGGTGCGTCCTGCGTCTGCGTCGAGGCGGGACACGTCATGCTCCTGGAACGTGAGAGAGTCCTCGCCGCCGCGAACGAAGCGGGCTTGTGCATCGTCGGTCGCCGAAGCGACGACTGA